CACTCTAATACCTTGCAACACTGTTCGGCTTGTTTTGTTGTCAAGCAACCAGTGTTGGCACACAGCCGAGAGAGAAAAATgattagaaaatattattagtaaaataaaatccacAAAGAATGCCAGAAAATGCATCCAGCTCGATGCCCACAGAGGCAGGCTTCCGGAGCATGCGCAGCCAACTGGCGGGCAGCACCTTTGGCCAACGACGTGAGGACATCTTTCGTCGTATCCAGGAAAGTGCGCATCAAATTTCGCAAAAGTTCAGTGGAAAAGAACTGGCCACGGAACGGGATGAATCTGTTCAGGAACTTTGCGAATCTTTCGAGGACCTAATGTCATACGGAATGAGGCAATCGGCGAGCACTTCCTCCTTCAGTGCCTCCAGTTTCATCCAGAACATGCAGGAGATGGTGTCTGGAAATGCGGGCggaggcagcaacaacaatgacgcCACTTTCTGGGAATTCTGCCAGACGCATTTGACGCCCCACGAACGGCAGAGGTACATGGATCTTAAGCAGATCTGGACGAATGTAGGCAGAGGACGTGCCTTTATACGCGCCACGCTGAACGAGAAGCGCCTGCATAGCCATGTCCTCACCTGGTTGAGCGACGAAGAGCAATTGCATCGATTTTACACCCCTTGGTCCCTGCTACTCAACGATGAGGCGGCCAAGAAGCTGCCAGAGATCATAGACTCCCTCAGGGATGTATTGTTCGCCCTCAATGTGGACGCGACAGAGTTTAATGCACCCAGGAGATCAACTTCAAGTGTTCCCGCAAAAGAGGAACCAATTATATTTACCACCAGTCCAGTGCCGGTGGTGGGACGCCAAAAAAGACCTGGTATTGCCGTGGAACGACCCATTGAGTGCGCCAGCTCCACAGAGGATTTGCTCGGGGCTCTAAAGCCCATCGAGTCAGTGGAGGTACTGCAACTACTCTCTAAGGAATCCATCGAACAGGAGTTAGCCAAGCC
This genomic stretch from Drosophila teissieri strain GT53w chromosome 2L, Prin_Dtei_1.1, whole genome shotgun sequence harbors:
- the LOC122622994 gene encoding sorting nexin-29-like yields the protein MPENASSSMPTEAGFRSMRSQLAGSTFGQRREDIFRRIQESAHQISQKFSGKELATERDESVQELCESFEDLMSYGMRQSASTSSFSASSFIQNMQEMVSGNAGGGSNNNDATFWEFCQTHLTPHERQRYMDLKQIWTNVGRGRAFIRATLNEKRLHSHVLTWLSDEEQLHRFYTPWSLLLNDEAAKKLPEIIDSLRDVLFALNVDATEFNAPRRSTSSVPAKEEPIIFTTSPVPVVGRQKRPGIAVERPIECASSTEDLLGALKPIESVEVLQLLSKESIEQELAKPQEEVNLGPFDPIEPELEFLKTPLPEFGAHVGEPELYEDRSDTSSQWSKSSSSANCVANNQQQAVLEEHVNQLNERCALLETRVAELSLQNRLLIRRLTKQFEETGIDPSSSLCSNFLITIPHVKLAKTHRSGSHYTYEVHITMRQRLEHWTFFRRYSEFNKLHKSLLKTHPVVGAVEFPPKKHFGNMNLVFVEERRQQLQIYLLNLVETLPQVEACKSKAELQKVFPFFRDR